TTACTGATGCAGGCATGCGGTGCCGGCAAGGAGGCCCATTGAAGGCGAATGCCCGCTGCCGAGAGGGTGGATGCGACCCCCCGGCTCAATGGGGGGCGATCATTTACGGTGGGTTCAAACCCGACAATTTTTGCTGCAACTCAGCAATAGCTTTTTGCATCGTAGGCCAATCGAGAAAGCCGCGTCGTTCGTAATAAAGAGGTTGCTGGTGCGGAGGCTGGTCCAGTCGCTGGCGATTGACATCTTGTAAGCGCTGGACGCCATGACACAGATAATGCCCGCCCACGAATGGAAATAAGCCCAGCCAAGTTTTCCATTGAGAAGGGTATGACAGGCAAAGCCTTATGTATCGAAGCCGATCTCGCCAGGCAATAGGTTGTTGTTCAACGGGCCCATTTTCTGGAAGTGGTGATAAGACGCGGAAGAATGGCCCCTTGCAATTTCGAGCATTGTAAAGGGAGTACTGCCTGACGGTGACCGAGGTCGCACGAGTCGTCAGTAACTCCACCGCAATAGCGTGCAACAAATCATGATCAGGGTGGCCGCCTTCCCAGGCAGGCACAAAACACGACTGAAGCGTTGAATGATCATTAAAGAAACCATCCAGCCAGTCTGCAAATACGCCAACATGTTGATGTAACTGACCATCACCAATTGACAATTGTCGGCCAACAAAAAGGATGTCGGTTGTTGCAACCCCTAATGTTTGGAGGACGGCTCGCGATTCCAGATCTCGACGGTCGGAATCAGCAGTGGCAGCCCCATCGGTGACATATACACAACGGACCCAACGGCCAGCTTTCAACTCGTGCTCGATTTGATGGAATACCCCGAACTCGTCGTCCTGGTGGGCCATCAAAAATATAGAACTTGGCTTCATGTCGGTACCCGCTATCAAGGTATATCAATGGTGTCGATATTGAGGTACTTGATTTTTTCCAAGAAGGCATTGTTTTTTTCTGTCTGCTCGGTAAGACATTTGTAGCCAAAACTTCTCGGTTCGAAAAGAAAACCTGGAACTTTGATAAAAAAGACGCCAGGCCGGTAGGCAGACAAGGTAATGACAAGTCCGGGATTGGAGGAGTACAACCCATCACTGCCGAGCAGATTGACCAAGGGTGGTTTTTTTCTAGTGAACCAACCACCGGCGGGTCTTGCCAGTTTCCATAAAGCATTCTGGTTCATCGGTTTTTTGAAAAAACGCCAAAGAAAGGGAATGCCCATGTACAAGTACAAGTTTCCATTCAGCGTCCAACCCAGGCCTTTCTCGCGTATTCTTCTGATGTTCTTATTAGGGTAGCCACAAACGATATCAATACCTTCCTCAACGAAGGATTTATACAGCCGTTTCCCAAGAATCACCGACGACCCTTTTTGGGTGCCGTCGGACATCGTGTCTGTCGAAAGAAAAACGGCGCCGTCTTCGTGGCTTAGTCGTAACCCACAGTACGCAGCCACCATGGTGCCTTCTTTGACCGAATAACAAATTCTCGAGTCGTTGAGCAAGTACTTCTGAAACACGCGGGTCGCATTGTCCTCGGAGCCTCCGAAGCATCTCTGGAATAAACGAGTCCATTGCGCAATCAGATCATTGCTATAGCTGTTACGCCTGACAATATGAATGCCATCATCCAATAAGTCACTCATGAGAAATTTCGTTCCTTTTGAAAACTATAAATTTCGATTGTGCATAACTAATGAGCACAAGAAGTACGTCGGACAGAATTTTGGCGACGACTTCCAGCGATGTGATCCATAGCATGGCAGACAGAATCAAGGCTGAAATTGGAATGTTCAGCGCCAGGAGCGTGAAATAACGTACCGCTTGCCTCGTCCGGCCCTTGGCGTCGATCACGCCAAAAGTGAAGGCTCGGTGTGCCGCGAACGAGAATAGCCCGGCTAAAACCTTGCTGATCATATTGGCAAGGAGTAAGTCCATACCGAAAATATTAAATAGCAGAAGGAATACGCTAAGGTCTGCGCCATAAGTTAGGCCCCCTACGAGCAGGTAGCGAGCGAACTGAATTAGACTTCGTTGCATTGAATTCCTGCGGATGCAGATCCGCTTGACAGTGGTGCTATCACAGGGTGCGCTTGGCGTGAGGGTTCCTTAATACATCAGTGAACCAACGCACATGGGGCTCACCTCTCTGTCAGCGGCTGGTTTTGGGCGAGTTGTCCAGAGTATCGCAGACACGTCGTAATCAATAAAGGGAAGGAGCTGAACGCATGCAGGATACGCGTATCCGCTTCACGAACCCGCGTTCAACGCACTTGGCTGCAACCGGATGCTGTGTTCCTGCTTCCCTCCTGGGCCAGTAAATCAGATGCGTCCCCACGCAAACGTCGAAAAAATCTATCTCTATCTCAGGCCTGCGGACTTCTGAAAAGTCCGTCGATGGCCTCGCCGCGCTGGCCGAGTTGGGCATTAAGGTGGCGGTGATAGCTTGTATTTTTCGTCTTCCTCAACAAGAGCAGGCATGCGTTCGGAACTAGGCCTGTTTGAGACCGCCAAGCAGCTCAACGGCCAAGAGCCTATATGTCACTGCGGGACGTACTGGAGCAGTTGCCGTATGCAATGCAGGATGGGCCGGCATCATGCCGCCCTCCCTCGCGGCCAGACCAAGTCAGAACTTGAAGTAGATAAACGGATTGAAGCCGCGCTCAACCACTGAAATGCAAGAGAGCACATACAGCACGAATACGTAGGCTCCCACAGTGACAGGCATCTTGAAGCTTCGCCTTCTCAAGCGATAGAACAGTTTGTCGCCAACAAGACAAATCAGAAAAGCAAGCGCAAGCAGGAAGATCACCTTGATATCGGCCAGGCCCATGTCGGCCGCCGTCCAAAAGGGGATAGTGGAATCCAGGCCTGTCATTGCTCGCCAGAATGAATTCATCTGAGACACGTTTTCCGCTCGGAACGGTACCCACAGCAGGGTAGCGAAAACAAACACAGGAAAACTTGCCATTCTCCACTTGTGAATTTTCAATACGCCTGCACGTTCCAGCGCTATCAGGCACCCATGCCCGAAACCCCATATTAGAAACGTATAAGCGGCACCATGCCAAAGCGCACACAGGCCAAACACAACGAACAAGTTACGGTATATCTTGAATGAAGTAGTACGGTTTCCACCAAGTGGAATATATACATAGTCGCGAAACCACCGTGACAGCGTCATATGCCAGCGCTGCCAGAACTCGGTGATGCTTTGGGCCGCGTAAGGTCGATTGAAGTTTCGAGGAAACCTGAACCCCATCATCCGCGCCATGCCTATGGCCATGTCTGTGTAACCGGAAAAGTCGAAGTAAATTTGAAAGGAATAGCAGACTGCGCCCAGCCATGCTGAATAGGTAGTAAGCACATGCCCCGGTACATGCACAGCATCGACAACAGAGCCCAATGGATCGGCTATCAGGATTTTTTTCGCAAGGCCGATTACGAAAATAACCATTCCCCAGAAAATATCACGGCTAACCAATACTCGACGTTTCACATCCAGTTGTTGCTTGACCTCAGAAAATCTAACCACGGGGCCAGCGATAAGG
This region of Pseudomonas asgharzadehiana genomic DNA includes:
- a CDS encoding PIG-L deacetylase family protein encodes the protein MKPSSIFLMAHQDDEFGVFHQIEHELKAGRWVRCVYVTDGAATADSDRRDLESRAVLQTLGVATTDILFVGRQLSIGDGQLHQHVGVFADWLDGFFNDHSTLQSCFVPAWEGGHPDHDLLHAIAVELLTTRATSVTVRQYSLYNARNCKGPFFRVLSPLPENGPVEQQPIAWRDRLRYIRLCLSYPSQWKTWLGLFPFVGGHYLCHGVQRLQDVNRQRLDQPPHQQPLYYERRGFLDWPTMQKAIAELQQKLSGLNPP
- a CDS encoding glycosyltransferase family A protein, whose amino-acid sequence is MSDLLDDGIHIVRRNSYSNDLIAQWTRLFQRCFGGSEDNATRVFQKYLLNDSRICYSVKEGTMVAAYCGLRLSHEDGAVFLSTDTMSDGTQKGSSVILGKRLYKSFVEEGIDIVCGYPNKNIRRIREKGLGWTLNGNLYLYMGIPFLWRFFKKPMNQNALWKLARPAGGWFTRKKPPLVNLLGSDGLYSSNPGLVITLSAYRPGVFFIKVPGFLFEPRSFGYKCLTEQTEKNNAFLEKIKYLNIDTIDIP
- a CDS encoding GtrA family protein, with protein sequence MQRSLIQFARYLLVGGLTYGADLSVFLLLFNIFGMDLLLANMISKVLAGLFSFAAHRAFTFGVIDAKGRTRQAVRYFTLLALNIPISALILSAMLWITSLEVVAKILSDVLLVLISYAQSKFIVFKRNEISHE
- a CDS encoding MBOAT family O-acyltransferase, whose product is MVFSSPAFLFIFFPLFYGIYFLAPKSLRNGFVLIASFAFYALGAGALTLVALLLLLINWIIAGVISRLLERSEKAALAKIVFIISIITNLAPLIFFKYLLFFAQMVSDVTGMPAQSVVGGWEIALPLGISFYTFHFISYLTDVYRRQILPERSLQKFAIYIFLFPHLIAGPVVRFSEVKQQLDVKRRVLVSRDIFWGMVIFVIGLAKKILIADPLGSVVDAVHVPGHVLTTYSAWLGAVCYSFQIYFDFSGYTDMAIGMARMMGFRFPRNFNRPYAAQSITEFWQRWHMTLSRWFRDYVYIPLGGNRTTSFKIYRNLFVVFGLCALWHGAAYTFLIWGFGHGCLIALERAGVLKIHKWRMASFPVFVFATLLWVPFRAENVSQMNSFWRAMTGLDSTIPFWTAADMGLADIKVIFLLALAFLICLVGDKLFYRLRRRSFKMPVTVGAYVFVLYVLSCISVVERGFNPFIYFKF